The Ostreibacterium oceani region ATAAATCCGTCACATCAGTGTCCATTTCTTTGAGTACGCGTTCGCGGCGAATGATTAGGTGTGTTTCTACACCAAGTGCATTTAGCGCGCCTGCAATTTCAACGGCAATGTAGCCGCCACCCACCACAGCGATAGATTTAGGTAAGGTTTGTAAGGCAAAGAAGCCATCACTATCCATCCCCAATGTCGCACCAGGAATATTGTCAGGAATAACAGGGTGACCGCCTGTGGCGATGATAATATGGTTGGCGTGATAGCGCGTGCCATCAACATCAATTGTCTGATTATCGATAAACGAGGCGTGGCCTGAAATCCACTCGACATTTGACTTATCTAAGCCTTTGGCATAAATGCCATTGAGTTTTTCGATAAAGGCGTCGCGTTTTTTTACAAAAGTAGACCAATCAAGCTGGACTGGCATGTCGGTAAATCCGTATTCGCTCGCCAAGTGTGCAAAATCAGCAATTTGCGCAGCATGCCAGATGATTTTTTTAGGGACGCAGCCGACGTTGACGCAGGTGCCACCGAGTTTTTTTTCTTCGATGACGAGGACCTTGGCGCCATACTCGGCTGCACGTTTTGCCGCTGCCAAGCCACCGCTGCCGCCACCAATACAAATTAAGTCATAGTGTGTGTTATCTGCCATCGTTGCCTCCTTTAGTCATTGCGTTTTTATCGTTTTTTAATTAGTTTTTTGATTGGTTTTATTTTAATCGTGTTGTTAGTCGATGACACGGATATGAACCTTTGCCTGCCCTGCTTCGAGCATACTCAGTTCCTGAGCCGCTTTTTTGGATAAGTCAATAATTCGACCGCCATGAAATGGACCGCGATCGTTGATACGCACGGTAATCTTCTTTTTACGTTTCACGTCGGTAACCTCAACCAGTGTACCCAAAGGTAAGGTTTTGTGCGCTGCAGTCATATCATACATGTTATAAATTTCTCCGCTAGCGGTTTTTTTACCATGAAACCCTGGGCCGTACCAAGACGCCATGCCAATTTCTTGGAAGTTTTTTTCTGAGGCAAAAATCTCGTATTGTTTACCTTTGATGGTGTAGCGGCCTTTGCGGCGTAAATCAATCGGATTGTCTGCCGTATCATCGACTATCGTATCTATTGCCGTATCTATTGTTGCGCGCGCGTCCTTATCACCAATCGCTGATTGTTCGCCTAGCGTAAAATCGATGTCTGGTTGGTTTGGCGATGAATTTACGTGACTGCTATCGTTGTTATCTAATTGATTGATGTTATTTTTGCTTATATTATCATTTGTGTGGCTTTCGTTGCTGACACAGCCTGCTAAAAATCCGCCAATAAAAAGGTTAATCAGTATAATAAAAACTTTCATTGTCACTTAGCTCCCTTAGCGTCTTAATTTGAAATAGTACCAGATACCGAATTAGGTATCGAATTAGCAATCGCATTAGCCAATTCGGTGACCACCATCGCATACATCGGGCTGGTATTGTAACGCGTGATGACGCCAAAATTGGTAAACGTGACAAATGTCAATGGGCCTGACGCACCGTCTAATTGCAACATGCCAACGGGCGTGTCGTCAGTTGCGACGCTAGATTGCAACAAAACGCCTTGTGCTTTTAATTCACCCAGCGTAGTAAATGGCCTGTGCTGATACTCGCCTGCGTAAGGGCTTAATAGGTTGGCGTTATCAAAAATCAATTGATCTCGCTGCCAGCCATGTTCTGCCAAATAATTGGCAATACTAAAGATGGCATCGTTTGGGTTGTTCCACAAGTCGCGTTTGCCGTCGCCTTCGTAGTCAACCGCATAATGTAGATAGCTGCTGGGCATAAATTGTGCCATACCCATGGCGCCAGCGTATGAGCCTTTGGGGACCAGTGGGTCAAATTGCTCTTGTGCCGCCATCTCTAAAAAAGCGCGTAATTCCTTGGTAAAAAATGGCTCGCGTGCGGGATAATCAAAGGCAATCGTCGCCAGCGCGCGAATAACGGAATCATTACCCATGACTTTGCCATAGCGTGTCTCAACGCCAAGAATCGCCACGATAATTTCAGGTGAGACGCCAAACTTTTCGTAGGCCTCATGTAGCACCGATTGATTGGCTTGATAAAAAGCAACGCCATTATCGATACGCGGCTGATCCATGAAAATTTCACGGTAGCGGTACCACGGCGTGGTTTTCTCAGCGGGTCGAGAGATTTTTTCTAGTATGACGTCATCGCGTTCGACTTGTTCAAAAAGCGCGACCAGTGTATCGCGTTGATAGCCGTATTGCCCTGCAAGCTCGGCAATAAACGCTTGGCCTTTTTCATGGTCAACGTAGTCATTCCCCCAAGTAAGTAGTGGAACAAATAGTAATAATGCCAGTGGCTTTGTTGTAGATTTCATCGCTGATACCCCTTGTGTTGTTTTCTATGTCGTGACCCGTAAAAATTCATCATTAAGCCAAATCCTAGCATGGTTGTGATAATCGATGTGCCCCCGAAACTCATCAAAGGTAACGGTAAACCAACGACAGGCAAAATACCAGAAACCATGCCCACGTTAATAAAAACAGAGAGAAAAAAAATCGTCATCAGCGTACCAGAAAGTAGGCGTGAAAAGTTATCGGTCATATTAATCGACAGCCACAAGCCGCGTAAAAAAATCAAAAAATAAAGCCCCAATAACAAAATAATGCCCAGAAAACCAAATTCCTCAGAAAAGACAGCGAAAATAAAATCGGTAGTGCGCTCTGGGAGAAATTCAAATTGCGATTGTGTGCCTTGTCCATAGCCTTTGCCATGAAAACCACCCGAGCCAATGGCAATTTTAGACTGAATAATATTATAGCCTGCACCAAACGGGTCAGATTCAGGGTTTAAAAAGGAAATAATTCGTTCTTTTTGATAGGCTTTGATATAGCCCTTCATCCATAAAAAAGGGACTAAAACGACGCTAAGCAGTGCTGCAGTGCCAATGATTTTCCATGAAATCCCTGATAAAAATAACAAGATAGCACCAGAAAGTACCAAGATAATGGCTGTCCCCAAATCAGGCTGTTTATAGACAAGGTAAGCGGGCAACGCAATAATCAATACCGCCCAGCAAATATCAGGCAATCGTGGCGGCAACCGCCGATAATAAAATAGCCAAGCTAACATCATCGGAATGGCTAACTTGGCAAATTCAGACGGCTGAATGCGTCCAATACCAATGTTTAGCCAACGCTGTGCGTTGTTGACTTCGGTGCCAAAAAAATGAACACCAATCAATAAACAAACCGTAGCACCATAAAATGCGGGGGTGAAAAATATCAAAAACGTTCGCGGAATAAATAATACAAAGAGCATCACGAGAATACCAAGACCAAACCGAAATGCCTGCGCATTAACGCGCTCAACGCCAGCCGTGCTGTAAAGCACCGCCAGACTGACACCCATCATTGCCGCGATTAGCACGAGCAACCATACGTCTAGATAAAAACGGTGTGCGTAAGGACGCTGTGCATTAGTGTGATATCCATCCGTGTATACCGCCGTGCGATAGGCATCAGGGGAATACGCAGCGGAACTTGGCGTTTCTCTGTTCATTTATCGGGCCTGCTAACGCGGTGATGCATCAGTTGATGCATCAGTTTATTTGTCTGTTTGTCTATCTGTTTATCTATCTGCTTATGCATCAATATCATTCGTTACTCGCTGGATTTAAGCGCAAAATATCGTTCTAGCATACGAATGGCTTTGGGCGCCGCCCTTTCACTGCCACCGCCTGCATTTTCTAAAACCAGTGCCAACGCAATTTCTGGTTTTTCAGCGGGCGCGTAGGCGATAAACAGCGAGTTATCTCGCAGCCGTTTCTCTAGGTCGTCTTTGGCGATTCTTTCGCCTTCTTCAAATGAAAAAACCTGTGCGGTGCCTGTCTTTCCTGCAATGTCAAATGGCAAGTTGACCTCAATTTTATTTGCTGTCCCCATTTTGTCCGTCATTACACCGATTAATGCCTCGCTCACTGATTGCCAAGCATTGGGGTTATTCTGCTCGACCGTGGTTGGCTCAGGGTATGCTTTTTTAACTTTATCTGATCGGCTAGCGGGTCGATAATGCGTCACCAAGTGGGGTTGATAGGCTTTGCCTTTTGTCGCCAAAACCGCGGTAAATTGTGCCAGTTGCAATGGCGTAGTCACCATATAACCTTGCCCGATACTGGCATTGATGGTATCACCGATAAACCAGTTGGTATTATACTTTTCATTTTTAAATTCTCGGGTTGGCAAAATACCAGGCGACTCGCTGGGTAAATCTATGCCTGTTTTTTTACCCAAACCAAACTGCGATAAATACGAGTGAATTCGTGCAATGCCTAAGGCTTTGCCAATGGTATAGTAATACACATCACAGGATTCGACTAACGCACGGTAATTGTCGACGGCACCGTGACCGCCTTGGCGCTTCCAGCAAAAAAATCGGCGTGTTTCTTCGTGCTCTGGGATGCGGTAACTACCGCTGCAATCAATGGTGATATCTGGTGTGGTCACATAATGATGCAGTGCAGCCAAAGACAACATTGGCTTGATGGTAGAGGCTGGTGCATAATTACCATTTAAAGCCCGATTAAATAGGTTTTTACGCGGGGATTCGCTCAATCGCTGATAATCAGCGTGACTGATGCCATTGACAAAAAGATTCGCATCAAAGCTTGGGTTTGAAAACATGCCCATAATTTCGCCATTATTGGGGTTTATGGCAACGGCAGCCCCATCGTATTGATTAACGGCTAACTCTTCTGCGAAAATCGCCTGTAAATCAATATCAAGCGATAAATATAAGTCATCCCCAGGTACGGGATCGACTTTGTTTAATACACGAACGGTGCGTCCAGTACGGCTGATTTCAGCTTCGCTGTAACCTGATTGTCCGTGTAGTTCAGATTCATACTGACGTTCAAGCCCTGTACGCCCTATTTTGGTCGTTGATAAGTAGTTTTTGGCTTTTCCTGCTGCTTCTAGTGCATCCAAATCTTTTTGGTTGGTATTATTGATGTAACCGATGATATGCGCCGTTAAATGACCGTAAGGGTAATGACGTTTATACGATGGCATGACTTCAAACCCTGGAAATTGATATAAATCAACCAAAAATCGGCTCATTTCGGTTTCACTTAAATCTGCTCTAACTACGACGGCTTCGGTATGGCGTTTTTTCTTTTTGCTCGATTCAAAGCGCTCCCGATCATTTTGATCAAACCGCATATAACGCGCAACGTGTTCAATCAGTGTGTCCAAGTTTTCTGTTTTGGAGCGGTTTACCACCAAATCGTAACTCAAAATATTTTCTGTTAACGCCCGCCCTTTTTTGTCAAAAATATTACCGCGAAGCGGTGGTGAGACCTGTAATCGCACCCGATTTTGGTTTGATTTGGTGCGATAAAAATCATGTTTGGTCATTTGTAAATAATAGGCGCGAGACAAGAGCACAAACACGCCAGTCAACACGCCGAGCAGTGTGATTATCGCCCGCCGAGTAAACAGTACAGAATCGGTTAGTTTATGTTTTTTATGCGACGCTGGCGTCGGGTTAGTGACGGGTCGCTTTTTTTTCTTATTGACACGCATTAGCTGGTGTGTTCATCAAAAAATGACAGAAAAAAGGTAACCGCTAACTGCACCAACGGCCAAGCAATCAGGCTAAAAGGCACACTCAGCAACGTCCAAAAATGGGTAGGCCCAGAGAATAAAATAGCGTAATACAAACTTACGACGAATACTTTAATGAGAACGACAATCGCCACGAAAACCGCTTGGATAAGTACCGAGAGATTCGTAAAGTAGTTTCTGGCAGATACCATAATAAAGCCTATCAAGGTGTAAATTGCCGCGTGCAATCCCAGTGTCGGTACGCCCAAAAATACATCCTGAAACAAGCCGACGACAAAGGCAAATGCAATAGCAAGGCGATAGCGACTGCTTGCCGATAGTGCAATAACGAGTAGCAGCGGCCATTCGGGCAAAACGCCTTGAACCAAATTGCTGCTCGGTATTTCTTGCAAATAAAGCGCGATCAGTAGCAGTAACGCAATGACTATGATTTGTTGGATTTTGTTCATCATCAGTTGCGACTATTTTCGGGTGAAATATTCGATGATTGCGATGAGGATGCATTGTCGGTATTATCTGTATTGCCTGTATTGCCTGTATTGCCTATATTGCCTGCGTCTTGGGTTGGGGGCGTTTGATTTGCATTGTTTTCATCGAGCGGCCCTGTTTCAAGTGAGTTTTCTTCGAGTGAGTTTTCTTCAAACGGGCTTTCTTCGAGTGAGTTTTCTTCGAGTGAGTTTTCTTCGAGCTGGCTTTCATCGAGTAGGCTTTCTTCGGCTTTCGGCGCAATTAACAACACTTCGAGGACGCGGTCTAAGGCGGCCAGTGGTTTGGCGCGCACATCGGTGAATTCACTAATTGGATTGGTTGATACTTGGGTGACGGTGGCGATACCATAGCCACGCGGATAGCGTCCGCCAAGCCCTGACGTCACTAATTTATCGCCAACACGAATATCGGCATCTTTAGAGACAAAAGCGAGTTCAATCTCATTCAAATCGCCGCTACCCCTTGCAATCATGCGTAATCGGTTACGCTCAACAAAGACCGGGATACGCTGCCGAACATCAGACAGTAGTGTCACAATCGCGGTTTGCTTATTCACCTCAGTGACCTGACCGACCAGTCCATTTTCATCAATCACGACTTGTCCTTTTGAGGTGCCTGACTCGGTACCTTTGTTAATCTCAAGCTGGTGTTTGTTGGCATCGATAAAGCTATCAATCACCTCAGCAATTTGTACGGGGTGGTTGTAATTGGCGCTTGAGTCTAGTAGTTGCTTTAGGCGTCGATTCTCGGCCTCTAAAACCGATTGATTGGCAAGCCCTGCCTTTAGCCAAGCGACTTCTTTTTGTAATTCGGCATTTTGTTGGGATAACGCTGATTTGTTCACGAAGTATTGTCGAGTGCTAGTGACAAGGGTTGCAGGCCATGCTGACGCAATTTTAACTGGCGTTGCCAAACTTATTTGGATGCTGTCGCGTAAAAAACTGATACGTTTTTGGCCATCAAGTACCATTAATGTAATACTCAAAGCCAATAGTACAATCGTCAGTGCCGTTAGTTCCGTTTGCGTGATTTTACGTGGTTTCTTTTTAACCATTAAATCACTAGCCCTCTGATATAAAAGGCAGTGCCTCTGGTGTATCGATTAAGTCGATAATCTTACCTGCGCCATTGACCACACAAGTCAACGGATCTTCAGCGACGATGACATTTAGCCCCGTCTCTTCCATCAGTAATTTATCAATATCACGAAGCAGTGCGCCACCGCCTGCCAGTACGATGCCGCGCTCTGCAACATCGCCAGCCAACTCTGGTGGGGTTTGTTCTAGGGCGTATTTGACTGCCTTGACAATACCACCCAGTGGTTCTTGTAATGCTTCTAGGACTTCATTGGAGTTCATGGTAAAGCTTCTCGGTGCGCCCTCTTGTTGGCTAAGCCCTTTGAGCTCTAGTTCGAGCACTTCACTGGTTGGATACGCACAGCCGATTTCTTTTTTGATGCGCTCTGCCGTTGGATAACCGATATAAACGCCAAAATTTCGACGCACATAATCAATAATGGCTTCGTCAAATTTATCGCCGCCAATGCGAATCGAGTTGGAATAGACAATGCCGCTAAGCGATAGTACCGCGACCTCAGATGTACCACCGCCGATATCAATAATCATTGAACCACGTGCTTCTTCAACGGGCATGTTAGCACCAATGGCAGCAGCCATGGGCTCTTCCATCCAGTAAACAGGATGCCCACCCGCGCGACGAGCCGCATCCAACAAGGCTCGTCTTTCGACTTGGGTTGCGCCCGATGGGACACAAACCAATATGGTCGGGCTAGGAGAAATCGATAGGGTCCGTTTGTGGATTTTTTTGATGAAATAGTTAAGCATGTGTTCAGTGGCTTGCAAATCAGCAATCATGCCATCGCGCAATGGCCGTACCGTTTCAAGCCCAGCTGGTGTGCGTCCTAGCATTTGCTTGGCTTCGTTACCAAACGCGGCGGGTTCTTTGCCGCCCTCGGGTAGCGTCCGAATCGCCACAAT contains the following coding sequences:
- a CDS encoding septal ring lytic transglycosylase RlpA family protein, whose translation is MKVFIILINLFIGGFLAGCVSNESHTNDNISKNNINQLDNNDSSHVNSSPNQPDIDFTLGEQSAIGDKDARATIDTAIDTIVDDTADNPIDLRRKGRYTIKGKQYEIFASEKNFQEIGMASWYGPGFHGKKTASGEIYNMYDMTAAHKTLPLGTLVEVTDVKRKKKITVRINDRGPFHGGRIIDLSKKAAQELSMLEAGQAKVHIRVID
- the mltB gene encoding lytic murein transglycosylase B translates to MKSTTKPLALLLFVPLLTWGNDYVDHEKGQAFIAELAGQYGYQRDTLVALFEQVERDDVILEKISRPAEKTTPWYRYREIFMDQPRIDNGVAFYQANQSVLHEAYEKFGVSPEIIVAILGVETRYGKVMGNDSVIRALATIAFDYPAREPFFTKELRAFLEMAAQEQFDPLVPKGSYAGAMGMAQFMPSSYLHYAVDYEGDGKRDLWNNPNDAIFSIANYLAEHGWQRDQLIFDNANLLSPYAGEYQHRPFTTLGELKAQGVLLQSSVATDDTPVGMLQLDGASGPLTFVTFTNFGVITRYNTSPMYAMVVTELANAIANSIPNSVSGTISN
- the rodA gene encoding rod shape-determining protein RodA, which translates into the protein MNRETPSSAAYSPDAYRTAVYTDGYHTNAQRPYAHRFYLDVWLLVLIAAMMGVSLAVLYSTAGVERVNAQAFRFGLGILVMLFVLFIPRTFLIFFTPAFYGATVCLLIGVHFFGTEVNNAQRWLNIGIGRIQPSEFAKLAIPMMLAWLFYYRRLPPRLPDICWAVLIIALPAYLVYKQPDLGTAIILVLSGAILLFLSGISWKIIGTAALLSVVLVPFLWMKGYIKAYQKERIISFLNPESDPFGAGYNIIQSKIAIGSGGFHGKGYGQGTQSQFEFLPERTTDFIFAVFSEEFGFLGIILLLGLYFLIFLRGLWLSINMTDNFSRLLSGTLMTIFFLSVFINVGMVSGILPVVGLPLPLMSFGGTSIITTMLGFGLMMNFYGSRHRKQHKGYQR
- the mrdA gene encoding penicillin-binding protein 2, with product MRVNKKKKRPVTNPTPASHKKHKLTDSVLFTRRAIITLLGVLTGVFVLLSRAYYLQMTKHDFYRTKSNQNRVRLQVSPPLRGNIFDKKGRALTENILSYDLVVNRSKTENLDTLIEHVARYMRFDQNDRERFESSKKKKRHTEAVVVRADLSETEMSRFLVDLYQFPGFEVMPSYKRHYPYGHLTAHIIGYINNTNQKDLDALEAAGKAKNYLSTTKIGRTGLERQYESELHGQSGYSEAEISRTGRTVRVLNKVDPVPGDDLYLSLDIDLQAIFAEELAVNQYDGAAVAINPNNGEIMGMFSNPSFDANLFVNGISHADYQRLSESPRKNLFNRALNGNYAPASTIKPMLSLAALHHYVTTPDITIDCSGSYRIPEHEETRRFFCWKRQGGHGAVDNYRALVESCDVYYYTIGKALGIARIHSYLSQFGLGKKTGIDLPSESPGILPTREFKNEKYNTNWFIGDTINASIGQGYMVTTPLQLAQFTAVLATKGKAYQPHLVTHYRPASRSDKVKKAYPEPTTVEQNNPNAWQSVSEALIGVMTDKMGTANKIEVNLPFDIAGKTGTAQVFSFEEGERIAKDDLEKRLRDNSLFIAYAPAEKPEIALALVLENAGGGSERAAPKAIRMLERYFALKSSE
- the mreD gene encoding rod shape-determining protein MreD → MMNKIQQIIVIALLLLIALYLQEIPSSNLVQGVLPEWPLLLVIALSASSRYRLAIAFAFVVGLFQDVFLGVPTLGLHAAIYTLIGFIMVSARNYFTNLSVLIQAVFVAIVVLIKVFVVSLYYAILFSGPTHFWTLLSVPFSLIAWPLVQLAVTFFLSFFDEHTS
- the mreC gene encoding rod shape-determining protein MreC, which encodes MVKKKPRKITQTELTALTIVLLALSITLMVLDGQKRISFLRDSIQISLATPVKIASAWPATLVTSTRQYFVNKSALSQQNAELQKEVAWLKAGLANQSVLEAENRRLKQLLDSSANYNHPVQIAEVIDSFIDANKHQLEINKGTESGTSKGQVVIDENGLVGQVTEVNKQTAIVTLLSDVRQRIPVFVERNRLRMIARGSGDLNEIELAFVSKDADIRVGDKLVTSGLGGRYPRGYGIATVTQVSTNPISEFTDVRAKPLAALDRVLEVLLIAPKAEESLLDESQLEENSLEENSLEESPFEENSLEENSLETGPLDENNANQTPPTQDAGNIGNTGNTGNTDNTDNASSSQSSNISPENSRN
- a CDS encoding rod shape-determining protein, translated to MFKGFRKLFSSDLAIDLGTANTLIYVNGEGIVLDEPSIVAIRTLPEGGKEPAAFGNEAKQMLGRTPAGLETVRPLRDGMIADLQATEHMLNYFIKKIHKRTLSISPSPTILVCVPSGATQVERRALLDAARRAGGHPVYWMEEPMAAAIGANMPVEEARGSMIIDIGGGTSEVAVLSLSGIVYSNSIRIGGDKFDEAIIDYVRRNFGVYIGYPTAERIKKEIGCAYPTSEVLELELKGLSQQEGAPRSFTMNSNEVLEALQEPLGGIVKAVKYALEQTPPELAGDVAERGIVLAGGGALLRDIDKLLMEETGLNVIVAEDPLTCVVNGAGKIIDLIDTPEALPFISEG